A DNA window from Mycolicibacter hiberniae contains the following coding sequences:
- a CDS encoding wax ester/triacylglycerol synthase family O-acyltransferase produces the protein MAEYLTPLDAGFLGLEDSDQNVSMATGTLAVLEGPMPEHAALAATLAERLGGCPRFGQRLVRHALDLSAPEWVDDPHFDVAHHIGRVAAPAPGGAAELHAVVADVMSWRLDRDRPLWEIWVIGGLSDDRWALLMKVHHCIAGSTAAAHMLTGLSDTGMSHHRPSAAAPPAADRPTHTRPLLDLNPVHWVYNLRGVVELASGLLQPASSPLNGPITSRRRYSAARVPLDGIEQVCRAFEVTVDDVVLAALTESYRDFMIRRGEVPEPDSLRTLVPFSPSSPDAAPTAESRASVLLPRLPVEESNPIRRLLAVRSRLAQAKAGGQRHAARAVISAAGILPVAWSGWAARLFGQLRQRGVVALATNVAGPAEPLQIMGCDVVQVLPVPPIAMQLRAGVSALSYAGDLFIGVLADFEFAAVDELARGLEAAVARLVARSRRRKPLRDWHGLALVRSA, from the coding sequence GTGGCCGAGTACTTGACCCCCCTGGACGCCGGCTTTCTCGGGCTGGAGGATTCCGACCAGAACGTCAGCATGGCCACCGGGACGCTCGCGGTGCTGGAGGGCCCGATGCCCGAGCACGCCGCTCTGGCGGCGACGCTGGCCGAGCGCCTCGGCGGGTGTCCACGGTTCGGACAGCGGCTGGTCCGGCACGCCCTGGATCTGAGCGCACCCGAATGGGTCGATGATCCGCACTTCGACGTCGCTCACCACATCGGCCGGGTCGCGGCGCCGGCGCCCGGCGGAGCCGCCGAGCTGCACGCGGTGGTCGCCGACGTGATGTCGTGGCGTCTGGACCGCGACCGTCCGCTCTGGGAGATCTGGGTGATCGGCGGCCTCAGCGACGACCGGTGGGCCCTGCTGATGAAGGTGCACCACTGCATCGCCGGCAGCACCGCCGCCGCGCACATGCTCACCGGCCTGTCCGACACCGGTATGAGCCACCACAGGCCCAGCGCCGCCGCGCCGCCCGCCGCCGACCGGCCGACGCACACCCGGCCGCTGCTGGACCTCAATCCGGTGCATTGGGTGTACAACCTGCGCGGCGTCGTCGAACTTGCCAGCGGCCTGCTGCAGCCGGCGTCGTCGCCGCTCAACGGTCCGATCACCAGCCGGCGCCGCTACAGCGCCGCACGGGTGCCGCTCGACGGCATCGAACAGGTGTGCCGGGCGTTCGAGGTGACCGTCGACGACGTGGTGCTGGCGGCGCTGACCGAGAGCTACCGCGACTTCATGATCCGCCGCGGTGAAGTTCCCGAGCCCGATTCGCTGCGCACCCTGGTTCCGTTCTCACCGTCGTCCCCCGACGCCGCGCCGACCGCCGAGAGCCGGGCTTCGGTGCTGCTGCCCCGGCTGCCGGTCGAGGAGTCGAACCCGATCCGGCGGCTGCTGGCGGTGCGTTCCCGGCTGGCGCAGGCCAAGGCCGGCGGTCAGCGGCACGCCGCGCGTGCCGTCATCTCGGCGGCCGGAATCCTTCCCGTCGCGTGGTCGGGGTGGGCGGCCCGGCTCTTCGGCCAACTCCGCCAGCGCGGGGTCGTGGCGCTGGCGACCAATGTCGCAGGCCCGGCAGAGCCGTTGCAGATCATGGGATGCGACGTGGTTCAGGTGCTGCCGGTACCCCCGATCGCGATGCAGCTGCGCGCCGGCGTCTCGGCTCTGAGCTATGCCGGGGACCTGTTCATCGGGGTGCTGGCCGACTTCGAGTTCGCCGCGGTCGACGAACTGGCCCGGGGTCTGGAGGCTGCGGTGGCCCGGCTGGTGGCGCGCAGCCGACGACGCAAGCCGCTCCGCGACTGGCACGGCCTGGCCTTGGTGCGCAGCGCGTAG
- the clgR gene encoding transcriptional regulator ClgR, protein MTTLLRESVGEVLRQARTAQGRTLREVSDTARVSLGYLSEVERGRKEASSELLNAICAALQIPLSRVLFDAGTRLAHAERSDQAQRQAAVTRIDAGTKVVIPPIRGLASAVSA, encoded by the coding sequence ATGACGACATTGCTGCGGGAGTCGGTCGGTGAGGTGCTGCGCCAGGCCCGGACGGCCCAGGGGCGCACGCTGCGCGAGGTGTCCGACACCGCGCGGGTCAGCCTCGGATACCTCTCGGAGGTCGAGCGGGGCCGCAAGGAGGCATCCAGTGAGCTGCTCAACGCGATCTGCGCGGCGTTGCAGATCCCGCTGTCGCGGGTGCTTTTCGATGCCGGAACACGCCTGGCCCACGCCGAGCGGTCCGACCAGGCACAGCGCCAGGCCGCAGTGACCCGCATCGATGCCGGCACCAAGGTGGTGATCCCGCCGATTCGCGGGCTAGCATCGGCGGTTTCAGCGTGA
- a CDS encoding FtsK/SpoIIIE family DNA translocase, with amino-acid sequence MASKTASRAPARSGTRTTRSKPAKGGSGTARPAKARRGAPRPSRPVAVGMAFGRLTRATWLMVAKGAGSAARSVGRAHDIDPGHRRDGIALALLALAVVTAASCWLDAARPVGAWIDTGLRAVIGGAVVLLPVLAAGAAVLLMRTEPDPENRPRLILGSAMIALPLLGLWHLWSGSPQSPDGRLHGAGFVGFAIGGPLADGLTAWIAAPLLCIGVLFGVLLLTGTTLREAPEALRTMFRGDYDDYGDYDDAEQYGDDDDYYDEYDGEAYADQDYGQGHPGAAADGCDTGAAGPTGGVSRFGAAAPEAAPDAPEWRSRSPLDNYPLEEEPAAPPPPVKPVRRKAPKAPKAAAPTDTTVVLDRVVEGPYTLPALSLLVAGDPPKTRTAANDQMADAITSVLEQFKVDAAVTGCTRGPTVTRYEVELGPGVKVEKITALQRNIAYAVATESVRMLAPIPGKSAVGIEVPNTDRELVRLADVLTAPSTRSDHHPLVIGLGKDIEGDFICANLAKMPHLLVAGSTGSGKSSFVNSMLVSLLARATPEEVRMILIDPKMVELTPYEGIPHLITPIITEPKKAAAALAWLVEEMEQRYQDMKSSRVRHINDFNDKVRSGEITTPLGSERVYRPYPYILAVVDELADLMMTAPRDVEDAIVRITQKARAAGIHLVLATQRPSVDVVTGLIKTNVPSRLAFATSSLTDSRVILDQPGAEKLIGMGDGLFLPMGANKPIRLQGAYISDEEIQAVVSACKDQAEPEYTEGVTAVKASGDRADVDPDIGDDMEVFLQAVELVVSSQFGSTSMLQRKLRVGFAKAGRLMDLMETRSIVGPSEGSKARQVLVKPDELAATLMAIRGGGEPDTGDGEDF; translated from the coding sequence ATGGCTAGTAAGACCGCTAGTAGGGCCCCTGCGCGTTCTGGCACCCGAACGACCAGGTCGAAGCCTGCCAAGGGTGGATCGGGGACTGCGCGGCCGGCCAAGGCGCGCCGTGGCGCGCCGCGGCCGTCGCGTCCGGTGGCGGTCGGTATGGCCTTCGGGCGCCTCACCCGAGCGACCTGGCTGATGGTGGCCAAGGGCGCCGGAAGCGCCGCACGTTCTGTCGGTCGCGCGCACGACATCGACCCCGGACATCGCCGCGACGGCATCGCGCTGGCGCTGCTGGCCCTGGCCGTGGTGACCGCGGCGAGCTGCTGGCTGGATGCCGCCCGGCCGGTCGGCGCGTGGATCGACACCGGTCTGCGCGCCGTGATCGGCGGGGCGGTGGTGCTGCTGCCGGTTTTGGCCGCGGGTGCCGCCGTGCTGCTGATGCGCACCGAACCAGACCCGGAGAACCGGCCCCGGCTGATCCTCGGCTCGGCCATGATCGCGTTGCCGCTGCTGGGCCTGTGGCACCTGTGGTCGGGTTCGCCGCAGAGTCCCGACGGGCGTCTGCACGGCGCCGGGTTCGTGGGATTTGCGATCGGCGGCCCGCTCGCCGACGGACTCACGGCGTGGATCGCCGCACCGCTGTTGTGCATCGGTGTGCTGTTCGGCGTGCTGTTGCTCACCGGGACCACCCTGCGCGAGGCGCCGGAGGCCCTGCGGACGATGTTCCGCGGCGACTATGACGACTACGGCGACTACGACGATGCCGAGCAATACGGCGATGACGACGACTACTACGACGAATACGACGGCGAGGCTTACGCCGATCAGGACTATGGCCAGGGCCACCCCGGCGCCGCTGCCGACGGCTGCGACACCGGGGCCGCCGGCCCGACCGGCGGTGTGAGCCGGTTCGGCGCGGCGGCGCCCGAGGCTGCGCCGGACGCCCCGGAGTGGCGATCGCGATCCCCGCTGGACAACTACCCGCTCGAGGAAGAGCCGGCCGCACCGCCACCCCCGGTCAAACCCGTGCGCCGCAAGGCGCCCAAGGCGCCCAAGGCGGCCGCGCCCACCGACACCACGGTGGTCCTCGACCGGGTGGTCGAGGGCCCCTACACGCTGCCCGCACTGAGCCTGCTGGTCGCCGGTGATCCCCCGAAGACACGCACTGCCGCCAACGACCAGATGGCCGACGCGATCACCTCGGTGCTGGAACAGTTCAAGGTCGATGCGGCGGTCACCGGCTGCACCCGCGGACCCACGGTCACCCGTTACGAGGTGGAACTGGGGCCGGGGGTCAAGGTCGAGAAGATCACCGCCCTGCAGCGCAACATCGCCTACGCGGTGGCCACCGAGAGCGTGCGGATGCTCGCGCCGATTCCGGGCAAGTCCGCCGTCGGTATCGAGGTGCCCAACACCGACCGCGAACTGGTGCGGCTGGCCGACGTGCTGACCGCGCCGTCCACCCGCTCCGACCACCACCCGCTGGTGATCGGCCTGGGCAAGGACATCGAGGGCGACTTCATCTGCGCCAACCTGGCCAAGATGCCGCACCTGCTGGTGGCCGGCTCCACCGGCTCGGGCAAGTCCAGCTTCGTCAACTCCATGCTGGTGTCACTGCTGGCGCGCGCCACCCCCGAAGAGGTCAGGATGATCCTGATCGACCCGAAGATGGTGGAACTGACGCCCTACGAAGGCATTCCACACCTGATCACCCCGATCATCACCGAACCCAAGAAGGCGGCCGCCGCGCTGGCCTGGCTGGTCGAGGAGATGGAGCAGCGCTACCAGGACATGAAGTCATCCCGAGTGCGCCACATCAACGACTTCAACGACAAGGTCCGCTCCGGGGAGATCACCACGCCGCTGGGCAGCGAACGGGTCTACCGGCCCTACCCCTACATCCTTGCGGTGGTCGACGAGCTCGCGGACCTGATGATGACCGCTCCCCGCGATGTCGAGGACGCGATCGTGCGGATCACCCAGAAAGCCCGCGCCGCCGGCATCCACCTGGTGCTGGCGACACAGCGGCCGTCGGTGGACGTCGTCACCGGTCTGATCAAGACCAATGTGCCGTCCCGGCTGGCTTTCGCCACCTCCTCGCTGACCGATTCCCGGGTCATCCTCGACCAGCCCGGCGCCGAGAAGCTGATCGGGATGGGCGACGGCCTGTTCCTGCCGATGGGCGCGAACAAACCGATTCGGTTGCAGGGCGCGTACATCTCCGACGAGGAGATCCAGGCCGTCGTCAGCGCCTGCAAGGACCAGGCAGAGCCCGAGTACACCGAGGGCGTCACCGCGGTGAAGGCCAGCGGCGACCGCGCCGACGTGGACCCCGACATCGGCGACGACATGGAGGTCTTCCTGCAGGCCGTCGAGCTGGTGGTGTCGAGCCAGTTCGGTTCCACCTCGATGCTGCAGCGCAAGCTGCGGGTGGGCTTCGCCAAGGCCGGCCGGCTGATGGACCTGATGGAGACCCGCAGCATCGTCGGACCCTCCGAGGGCTCCAAGGCGCGGCAGGTACTGGTCAAGCCCGACGAGCTGGCGGCCACCCTGATGGCCATTCGCGGCGGCGGTGAGCCGGACACCGGGGACGGCGAAGACTTCTAG
- the pspM gene encoding phage shock envelope stress response protein PspM has protein sequence MAATLGGSARHSLLQRAADRASEVADVLAARLGALADPRARMLRKRRWALRLGLFFGATCAFWMLVTAVLASWSTPVWVLLITGLVSAGAAAPATLLLLRYRWLRAAPLPAVRAATARRLPAAGSAARPAMYALGASERGMLSLLGVLERGRLLPADEITELTAAVNRAASTMAATAAEVVSMERAVQDSPQSRQYLVPTINAFTAQLSAGVRQYNEMVTAAAQLVASANDGSATLTGDPANSPMSQRRYRDELAGATDRMLGWAQAFDELGQLPRVV, from the coding sequence ATGGCCGCGACACTCGGAGGCAGCGCCCGGCACTCGCTGCTGCAGCGTGCCGCGGACCGGGCCAGCGAGGTTGCCGACGTCCTGGCCGCCAGGCTGGGTGCACTGGCCGATCCGCGGGCCAGGATGCTGCGTAAGCGGCGGTGGGCGCTGCGGCTGGGCCTGTTCTTCGGTGCCACCTGCGCGTTCTGGATGCTGGTGACGGCGGTGCTGGCCTCCTGGTCGACGCCGGTGTGGGTGCTGCTGATCACCGGACTGGTGTCGGCGGGGGCCGCTGCGCCGGCCACCCTGTTGTTGCTGCGCTACCGCTGGCTGCGCGCCGCGCCGTTGCCGGCCGTGCGTGCGGCCACCGCGCGGCGGCTGCCGGCGGCTGGTTCGGCGGCGCGTCCGGCGATGTACGCGCTGGGTGCCTCGGAGCGGGGGATGCTCTCGCTGCTGGGCGTGCTCGAGCGGGGCCGGCTGCTGCCCGCCGACGAGATCACCGAGCTGACGGCTGCGGTCAACCGCGCCGCGTCCACCATGGCGGCCACCGCTGCTGAGGTGGTGTCCATGGAGCGCGCCGTTCAGGACAGTCCGCAGTCCCGCCAATACCTGGTGCCGACCATCAACGCCTTCACCGCGCAGCTCAGCGCCGGCGTCCGCCAGTACAACGAGATGGTCACCGCCGCAGCGCAACTGGTGGCCTCGGCCAACGACGGCTCGGCGACCTTGACCGGTGACCCGGCGAACTCTCCGATGTCGCAGCGGCGCTACCGCGACGAGCTGGCCGGTGCGACCGACCGGATGCTGGGCTGGGCCCAGGCGTTCGACGAACTGGGCCAGTTGCCCCGCGTCGTCTAG
- a CDS encoding DUF5313 domain-containing protein codes for MSKRPTPIQYIRYCYGRPLPPELLDWVRNDLAGPGATVRMIMRAAVPTTLILIPFWFLPADFMTHFTMTFPIWFMVILFAHALNKVWRTHMLRMHGLDPELATARKRQRDAHIHRSYVERYGPRPDSVDQRSDDI; via the coding sequence GTGTCAAAGCGCCCCACCCCGATTCAATACATCCGTTACTGCTACGGGCGCCCGCTGCCTCCGGAGCTGCTGGACTGGGTCCGCAACGACCTCGCCGGGCCCGGCGCCACCGTCCGGATGATCATGCGCGCGGCCGTGCCCACGACGCTCATCCTGATCCCGTTCTGGTTCCTGCCGGCTGACTTCATGACGCATTTCACCATGACGTTTCCGATCTGGTTCATGGTGATTCTGTTCGCGCATGCGCTCAACAAGGTGTGGCGCACCCACATGCTGCGCATGCACGGCCTCGATCCGGAGCTCGCCACTGCGCGCAAGCGGCAGCGCGACGCCCACATTCACCGCTCCTACGTCGAGCGTTACGGCCCGCGGCCGGATTCAGTCGATCAGCGCAGCGACGACATCTAG
- a CDS encoding amino-acid N-acetyltransferase, which produces MNLAADRPAQRPLVRRARTSDVPAIKRLVDIYAGKILLEKNLVTLYESVQEFWVAEDGDQQVVGCGALHVLWADLGEVRTIAVDPGLTGHGIGHAIVDRLLAVARELELQRLFVLTFETEFFARHGFTEIDGTPVTAEVYEEMQRSYDVGVAEFLDLSYVKPNTLGNTRMLLIL; this is translated from the coding sequence GTGAATCTTGCGGCGGACCGACCGGCCCAGCGGCCGTTGGTCCGGCGCGCGCGCACCTCCGACGTCCCGGCGATCAAGCGACTGGTGGACATCTACGCCGGCAAGATCCTGCTGGAAAAGAACCTGGTGACGCTCTACGAGTCGGTCCAGGAGTTCTGGGTCGCCGAGGACGGCGACCAGCAGGTGGTGGGGTGCGGCGCCCTGCACGTGTTGTGGGCAGACCTCGGCGAGGTACGCACTATCGCGGTTGACCCCGGGCTGACCGGGCACGGGATCGGACACGCGATCGTCGACCGCCTACTGGCTGTCGCCCGCGAGCTGGAGCTGCAGCGGCTGTTCGTGCTGACCTTCGAGACCGAGTTCTTCGCCCGCCACGGTTTCACCGAGATCGACGGCACGCCGGTGACCGCCGAGGTGTACGAGGAGATGCAACGTTCCTATGACGTCGGGGTGGCCGAATTCCTGGACCTGAGTTACGTCAAGCCCAACACCCTGGGTAACACCCGGATGCTGCTGATCCTCTAG
- a CDS encoding putative quinol monooxygenase, which yields MPVVVVATLAVKPESVETVREICTKAVAQVHQEPGCELYSLHEADGAFVFIEQWADGEALKAHSTSPASVELFGSLSEHLAGAPEIKLLNAVPAGDPTKGQLRP from the coding sequence ATGCCCGTGGTCGTCGTCGCCACCCTCGCCGTCAAGCCGGAATCGGTCGAAACCGTCCGCGAAATCTGCACCAAGGCGGTGGCGCAGGTACACCAGGAGCCCGGCTGCGAGCTGTACTCCCTGCACGAAGCCGACGGGGCCTTCGTTTTCATCGAGCAGTGGGCCGACGGCGAGGCCCTCAAGGCGCACTCGACCTCCCCTGCCTCCGTCGAGCTGTTCGGCAGCCTCAGCGAGCACCTGGCCGGCGCACCCGAGATCAAGTTGCTCAACGCCGTGCCCGCAGGCGACCCGACCAAGGGCCAACTGCGGCCGTGA
- a CDS encoding DUF421 domain-containing protein has protein sequence MEWARLFAFDTPPSEIIIRGTVIYIAIYAMLRVVLKREAGTNGITDLIVVVLIADAAQNGMAGGYRSISDGILLVGVIIGWSYLLNWMAHRWPAVARFLRPGPLLVIQDGALLHENMRKEMITEEQVREQARKQGIADLSVVREGRMESDGQFSFLIGATRRSRDLIVD, from the coding sequence GTGGAGTGGGCACGACTTTTCGCTTTCGATACGCCGCCCTCGGAGATCATCATCCGCGGGACCGTCATCTACATCGCGATCTACGCGATGCTGCGGGTGGTGCTCAAACGCGAGGCCGGCACCAACGGCATCACCGACCTGATCGTCGTGGTGTTGATCGCCGACGCGGCGCAGAACGGGATGGCCGGCGGCTACCGATCGATCAGCGACGGCATCTTGCTGGTCGGCGTGATCATCGGCTGGTCCTACCTGCTGAACTGGATGGCGCACCGCTGGCCGGCCGTGGCCAGGTTCCTGCGGCCCGGTCCGCTGCTGGTGATTCAGGACGGCGCGCTGCTGCACGAGAACATGCGCAAAGAGATGATCACCGAGGAGCAGGTCCGCGAGCAGGCCCGCAAACAGGGAATCGCGGATCTCTCCGTGGTCCGAGAGGGCCGGATGGAGTCCGACGGACAGTTCAGCTTCCTCATCGGCGCCACCCGCCGCTCCCGCGATCTGATCGTCGACTAG
- the pspA gene encoding phage shock protein PspA, producing the protein MANPFVKAWKYLMALFNAKIDEHADPKVQIQQAIEEAQRQHQALTQQAAQVIGNQRQLEMRLNRQLADIEKLQVNVRQALTLADQATAAGDAAKATEYTNAAEAFAAQLVTAEQSVEDLKALHDQALSAAMQAKKAVEQNAMVLQQKIAERTKLLSQLEQAKMQEQVSASLRSMSEIAAPGTTPSLDEVRDKIERRYANAIGAAELAQGSVQGRMLEVEQAGVQMAGHSRLEQIRASMRGESLPAGGSATAAGQGTPAAPQSGANPTPENPLGR; encoded by the coding sequence ATGGCCAACCCGTTCGTCAAGGCGTGGAAGTACCTGATGGCGCTGTTCAACGCGAAGATCGACGAGCACGCCGATCCCAAGGTGCAGATCCAGCAGGCGATCGAAGAGGCGCAGCGCCAGCACCAGGCCCTGACCCAACAGGCCGCTCAGGTGATCGGCAACCAGCGGCAACTGGAGATGCGGCTGAACCGCCAACTGGCCGACATCGAGAAGCTGCAGGTCAATGTGCGCCAGGCGCTGACCTTGGCCGACCAGGCCACGGCCGCCGGGGACGCCGCGAAGGCCACCGAGTACACCAACGCCGCCGAGGCGTTCGCGGCGCAGCTCGTCACCGCCGAACAGAGCGTGGAAGACCTCAAGGCCCTGCACGACCAGGCCCTCTCCGCGGCGATGCAGGCCAAGAAGGCGGTCGAGCAGAACGCCATGGTCTTACAGCAGAAGATCGCCGAACGCACCAAGCTGCTCAGCCAGCTCGAACAGGCCAAGATGCAGGAGCAGGTCAGCGCATCGCTGCGGTCGATGAGCGAGATCGCCGCCCCGGGTACGACCCCGAGCCTCGATGAGGTGCGCGACAAGATCGAGCGGCGTTACGCCAACGCGATCGGAGCGGCCGAGCTTGCCCAGGGATCGGTGCAGGGGCGGATGCTCGAAGTCGAGCAGGCCGGAGTGCAGATGGCCGGTCATTCCCGCCTGGAGCAGATCCGGGCGTCCATGCGCGGCGAGTCGCTGCCTGCGGGCGGATCGGCCACCGCGGCCGGCCAGGGCACGCCGGCGGCCCCGCAGTCGGGGGCGAATCCAACCCCCGAGAATCCGCTGGGACGGTAG
- the pgsA gene encoding CDP-diacylglycerol--glycerol-3-phosphate 3-phosphatidyltransferase — MSGHPKTGPTVTNVPVVNLANALTVMRLGLVPVFLLALFAEDGHDPRTRIAAFVIFALAIITDRLDGTLARNYGMVTEFGTLADPIADKALIGAALIGLSMLGDLWWWVTVLILAREIGITVLRFAVLHRGVIPASRGGKLKTLVQAVGIGLLILPLSGPWLVTAWTVMAVALILTVLTGIDYVVSAVTDLRGGPAAS, encoded by the coding sequence GTGTCGGGGCACCCTAAAACCGGTCCGACGGTGACGAACGTCCCCGTGGTCAATCTCGCGAACGCACTGACCGTCATGCGGTTGGGGCTGGTCCCGGTCTTCCTGCTGGCGCTGTTCGCCGAGGACGGCCACGATCCGAGGACGCGGATCGCGGCGTTCGTCATCTTCGCCTTGGCGATCATCACCGACCGACTGGACGGCACCCTGGCACGCAACTACGGCATGGTGACCGAATTCGGCACGCTGGCCGACCCGATCGCCGACAAGGCGCTGATCGGCGCCGCGCTGATCGGGCTGTCGATGCTCGGCGACCTGTGGTGGTGGGTGACGGTGTTGATCCTGGCACGCGAGATCGGGATCACCGTGCTGCGGTTCGCGGTGCTGCACCGCGGCGTGATCCCGGCCAGCCGCGGCGGCAAACTCAAAACCCTGGTGCAGGCCGTGGGTATCGGCCTGCTGATCCTTCCGCTGTCCGGGCCCTGGCTGGTGACGGCCTGGACGGTGATGGCCGTGGCGCTGATTCTGACCGTGCTGACCGGGATCGACTACGTGGTCTCAGCGGTCACCGACCTTCGCGGCGGCCCGGCCGCAAGTTGA
- a CDS encoding limonene-1,2-epoxide hydrolase family protein, translating into MTELTDQHGAADTTENIRIVETFLEALRDEDLDAAAAALAEDVVYQNVGLPTIYGRSATIKVFRRLAGRGSFDVKTHRIAADGSAVLTERTDVLTLGPLRLQFWVCGVFEVHHGRITLWRDYFDFLDMFKATLRAVAATVFPALRPTL; encoded by the coding sequence ATGACCGAACTGACTGACCAGCACGGCGCCGCGGACACCACCGAGAACATCCGCATCGTTGAGACCTTCCTCGAAGCCCTCCGCGACGAGGATCTCGACGCGGCGGCCGCAGCGCTCGCCGAGGACGTCGTGTATCAGAACGTCGGGCTGCCGACCATCTACGGCCGCAGCGCCACGATCAAGGTGTTCCGCCGGTTGGCCGGACGCGGGTCGTTCGACGTGAAGACCCACCGTATCGCCGCCGACGGCTCGGCGGTGCTCACCGAGCGCACCGACGTGCTGACGCTGGGTCCGCTACGGCTGCAGTTCTGGGTATGCGGGGTGTTCGAGGTGCACCACGGGCGGATCACCTTGTGGCGCGACTACTTCGACTTCCTCGACATGTTCAAGGCGACGCTGCGCGCGGTGGCGGCCACGGTGTTTCCGGCGCTGCGCCCGACGCTCTAA
- a CDS encoding glycosyltransferase yields MRVVVVAGPDPGHAIPAIALCKRFVAAGDAPTLLTGVKWLDTARAAGVDAAELLGLDPTAGDDDADDGAKLHHRAARMAVQNRDQLRALGPDLVVSDVITACGGMAAELLGIGWVELSPHPLYLPSKGLPPIGSGLAPGTGVRGRLRDAVMRSLTARSVRSGLRQRADARVAIGLPGRDPGPLRRLIATLPALEVDRPDWPAEAAVVGPLHFEPTEQVLDVPAGTGPLVVVAPSTAATGTAGLAELAVEHLVPGGTLPEGARLAVSRLGGPPLTLPPWAVAGLGRQDQLLQHADVVVCGGGHGMVAKTLLHGVPLVVVPGGGDQWEIANRVVRQGSGRLIRPLTGPALAEAVGAVLASPDHREAARRAARTAGEVADPVRVCHEALASTG; encoded by the coding sequence ATGCGAGTGGTAGTGGTAGCAGGCCCGGATCCCGGTCACGCGATCCCCGCGATCGCCTTGTGCAAGCGCTTCGTGGCGGCCGGCGACGCACCGACGCTGCTGACCGGGGTCAAGTGGCTCGACACCGCGCGTGCCGCCGGGGTGGACGCCGCCGAACTACTCGGCCTCGATCCCACCGCTGGCGATGACGACGCCGACGACGGCGCCAAACTGCACCACCGTGCGGCCCGGATGGCGGTGCAGAACCGTGACCAGCTGCGGGCACTGGGGCCCGACCTGGTGGTCTCCGACGTCATCACGGCCTGCGGTGGAATGGCCGCCGAGCTGCTGGGCATCGGGTGGGTGGAACTGAGCCCGCACCCGCTGTACCTGCCGTCGAAGGGTCTGCCGCCGATCGGCAGCGGGCTGGCTCCGGGCACGGGGGTGCGCGGCCGGCTCCGGGATGCGGTGATGCGGTCGCTGACGGCACGGTCGGTCCGAAGTGGGCTGCGCCAGCGTGCCGACGCCCGGGTTGCTATCGGGCTGCCGGGCCGCGACCCGGGGCCGCTGCGGCGCCTGATCGCCACGCTGCCCGCGCTCGAGGTCGACCGGCCCGACTGGCCCGCCGAGGCCGCTGTGGTCGGGCCCCTGCACTTCGAACCGACCGAGCAGGTGCTGGACGTGCCAGCGGGCACCGGACCGCTGGTGGTCGTGGCGCCATCGACGGCAGCGACCGGCACCGCGGGGCTGGCCGAGCTGGCGGTGGAGCATCTGGTGCCGGGTGGCACCCTGCCTGAGGGTGCCCGGCTGGCGGTATCGCGCCTGGGCGGTCCGCCCCTGACGCTGCCGCCGTGGGCGGTCGCCGGTCTGGGGCGCCAGGATCAGCTGTTGCAGCACGCCGACGTGGTGGTGTGCGGTGGCGGGCACGGGATGGTGGCCAAGACGCTGTTGCACGGTGTGCCCCTGGTGGTGGTGCCCGGTGGCGGCGATCAGTGGGAGATCGCCAACCGTGTGGTGCGCCAGGGCAGCGGACGCCTGATCCGGCCGCTGACCGGACCGGCGTTGGCTGAGGCGGTGGGCGCCGTGCTGGCCTCGCCGGACCATCGTGAGGCAGCGCGGCGGGCGGCGCGCACCGCAGGCGAAGTCGCCGACCCGGTACGGGTGTGCCACGAAGCGCTGGCGAGCACTGGGTAG